A single genomic interval of Aedes aegypti strain LVP_AGWG chromosome 1, AaegL5.0 Primary Assembly, whole genome shotgun sequence harbors:
- the LOC5565137 gene encoding protein atonal produces the protein MAEELIYRQYFYNFHQHQQQYYQHPQSMDLTPPSSSPEFIPSTLSFLPESFELSQYNSDTEWMTASPGSSGSPSPSIDCNLTGQILTSSSKPASTRPISNSAKVLSKIEQLFDDSSASDSDLLANSDIPTKIKIRRGTVIPTVIKRKRRLAANARERKRMRGLNEAFDRLRQHLPAGGDDRQLSKHETLQMAQTYITALCDLLV, from the coding sequence ATGGCCGAGGAGCTTATTTACCGCCAGTACTTCTACAACTTCCACCAACATCAGCAACAGTACTACCAACATCCGCAATCGATGGATCTTACGCCTCCTTCAAGCAGTCCGGAGTTCATCCCGTCAACACTGAGCTTCCTCCCGGAGTCCTTCGAGCTGTCCCAGTACAACAGTGACACCGAATGGATGACGGCCAGCCCAGGAAGCAGCGGATCTCCCAGCCCTTCGATCGACTGCAACCTTACCGGCCAGATCCTCACTTCTTCCTCGAAACCTGCTTCGACTCGTCCGATTTCCAACTCCGCCAAAGTTCTGAGTAAGATCGAGCAGCTGTTCGACGATAGCAGCGCCTCGGATAGTGATCTGCTTGCCAACAGTGACATCCCGACGAAGATCAAGATCAGGCGTGGAACGGTGATCCCTACGGTGATCAAGCGGAAGCGACGCCTGGCGGCCAATGCCCGTGAACGGAAGCGCATGCGAGGGTTGAACGAGGCGTTCGATCGCCTGAGGCAGCATCTTCCGGCTGGTGGAGACGATCGGCAGCTGTCCAAGCACGAAACCCTACAAATGGCGCAGACCTACATTACGGCGCTGTGCGACTTGCTGGTTTGA